The window AGAATTCATGTTACCGGGCTTACGCACAATTACAAAGGTTATCCTGAGATGAATGCGGAGTGCCAGGAAGAGCTTGTGCACAGACTGATAAATAAAATCAGGCTTAACCAGGATGCAATTTGCAAATATGAAGAGATTATGGTTGAAGATGCAGATGTTGTCATTATTTGCTACGGCATTACATCACGAATTGCAATTGAGGCGGTTCATAAAGCAAGAGAAGAAGGAATAAAAGCAGGAATGCTGCGCTTAATTGTTGTCTGGCCTGTTCCGGAAAAAATAATCAAAGGATATGCAGATAAAGGCAAAGCAATGGTTATGGCTGAAATGAATTACGGGCAGGTTTTCTGGGATGTGGAACGCCTTGCGCATGGTAAAGTTCCTGTTATTCTGGCGGGGCATGGAGGCGGAACTGTTCATGAACCCGGGTTTCTGGTGGAAAAAATTACGGAGGCTAACAAGTGTCTGTTAAAGAAGAATTAGCACAAGCGGCTTCATGCTCTCCAGCCGCAAACAATGATGTGCATCCAATGGAAAATTTCCTGAGGATGGACAGAATTCCGCATATCTGGTGCCCAACCTGCGGTATCGGAGTTACTGTTAACTGTTTTGCCCAGGCATTGGAGAGATGCGGCATTCCTCTTGACGATCTTGCGGTTGTATCGGGAATCGGCTGTACGGGCCGTGTTGCAGGATATGTAAAAGTGGATTCGTTTCATACAACACACGGAAGAGCAATTCCCTTTGCCACAGGTATGAAACTTGCCAATCCGAAATTAAAGGTTGTTGTGTTCAGCGGTGACGGTGATCTTATTGCTATCGGCGGCAATCACCTTATGCATGCTGCAAGACGTAACATTGATATAACCGTAATATGTGTGAATAATTTTAACTATGCAATGACAGGCGGACAGGTAGCACCAACAACTCCGAGAGATTCAGTGCTCACAACCTCCCCTTACGGAAATTTTGAAGGATCTTTTAATCTCCCACATTTGACCGAATCCATAGGCGCGGTTTATATTGCACGATGGACCGCTCTGCACATCCACCGTCTGACAGATTCGATTGTTGAAGCTCTGAATAAACCGGGATTCTCCTTTGTTGAGATTCTTGCACCGTGCCCCACTATCTTTGAGAGGAGAAATAAATTCGGCGATGGCCTTGACAGACTCAAATATTATTATGAAAACAGTGAAATAGTACACGGCGCTGATCCGAGAGATGCTGATATTGAATTAAGAGGCAGGATTATTGTAGGTACTTTTATAAATCGTGACAGGCCGACTTATCTCGAATCTATGAATAAACATCTTAAAAGTCATCTCGGTAAAGCTTTTAATATCTACGAGGGATAGGACATGGTAAAGACAGAGATAAAAGTAGGGGGATTCGGCGGCCAGGGTGTTATTTTAGCAGGATATATTATAGGAAAGGCCGCATCAATTTTTGATAATAAATTTGCTACAATGAC of the bacterium genome contains:
- a CDS encoding 2-oxoacid:ferredoxin oxidoreductase subunit beta; its protein translation is MENFLRMDRIPHIWCPTCGIGVTVNCFAQALERCGIPLDDLAVVSGIGCTGRVAGYVKVDSFHTTHGRAIPFATGMKLANPKLKVVVFSGDGDLIAIGGNHLMHAARRNIDITVICVNNFNYAMTGGQVAPTTPRDSVLTTSPYGNFEGSFNLPHLTESIGAVYIARWTALHIHRLTDSIVEALNKPGFSFVEILAPCPTIFERRNKFGDGLDRLKYYYENSEIVHGADPRDADIELRGRIIVGTFINRDRPTYLESMNKHLKSHLGKAFNIYEG